In the genome of Bradyrhizobium sp. CIAT3101, one region contains:
- a CDS encoding DUF3302 domain-containing protein — translation MEDPFLNYFALGLLFFVIIVLCYGIIAIHDIPARLAKARHHPHEDAIHAAGWISLFMLHVLWPFLWIWAMAYKPDRGWGFGSKPGEPASPAQAVAELDELKRRLAVVESKLGLREERRPELVSEPAVSLVEKQNVPDATAAPATSLGVSR, via the coding sequence ATGGAAGATCCATTCCTGAACTACTTCGCGCTCGGTCTGCTGTTCTTTGTGATCATAGTTCTGTGCTACGGCATCATCGCGATCCATGACATTCCGGCACGCCTTGCCAAGGCGCGTCATCACCCGCACGAAGATGCCATTCATGCGGCCGGCTGGATCAGCCTGTTCATGCTGCATGTGCTGTGGCCGTTCCTTTGGATCTGGGCGATGGCCTACAAGCCGGACCGGGGCTGGGGCTTCGGTTCAAAGCCGGGCGAACCGGCTTCGCCGGCGCAAGCCGTGGCGGAGCTCGACGAACTGAAGCGTCGGCTTGCGGTCGTCGAGTCCAAACTCGGACTTCGAGAAGAGCGGCGGCCCGAACTTGTGTCCGAGCCAGCGGTCTCGTTGGTCGAGAAACAGAACGTTCCAGATGCAACGGCAGCTCCTGCTACCAGTCTTGGGGTATCGCGATAA
- a CDS encoding HlyD family secretion protein, producing the protein MQRQLLLPVLGYRDNRFSLRSTNGRPAMEILLTLTYVALCYAVFKLFRIPVNQWTLATAALGGIFGLSLLFITMAYNHPFSTNARIYFTVTPILPGVRGRVIEVPVEDKTNQHLEAGEVLFKIDPKPYEYAVAEKRAGLADAESSVAQLKASVDQATATAEKVKAERDLAETNYERQKELFDKNVVAQATLDTATRNRDAANQALAAASAAQDRARQAYGATVDGEHSAVVRLRNELAEAEYHLSETVVRAPTSGFVTEVSLRPGMYVGATTVRPVMIFVNDTLRDRALAAAFQQNALQRVQAGDEAEVLFKGIPGRVFKAKVRLVIDAIAAGQLQATGSLQEIRGELPGDRALAVIDVVDDISGYQIPLGSAGEAAIYTSHVHELSLLRKILLRMRSWQNYAFFEAA; encoded by the coding sequence ATGCAACGGCAGCTCCTGCTACCAGTCTTGGGGTATCGCGATAATCGGTTTTCTCTCCGGAGCACGAACGGGAGGCCCGCGATGGAGATATTGCTCACCCTGACCTATGTGGCGCTGTGTTATGCCGTGTTCAAACTGTTTCGGATTCCGGTCAATCAGTGGACGCTTGCGACCGCGGCGCTTGGCGGCATTTTCGGCCTTTCGCTGCTGTTCATCACGATGGCCTACAATCACCCGTTCTCCACCAACGCCCGCATCTATTTCACCGTCACGCCGATACTTCCCGGCGTTCGGGGGCGGGTGATCGAAGTGCCTGTGGAGGACAAGACCAACCAGCACCTCGAAGCCGGCGAAGTTCTCTTCAAGATCGATCCGAAGCCCTATGAATACGCCGTCGCCGAGAAGCGAGCGGGACTTGCGGATGCGGAGTCCAGCGTTGCCCAGCTCAAGGCATCCGTCGATCAGGCGACTGCGACGGCGGAAAAGGTCAAGGCGGAACGCGACCTTGCCGAAACCAACTATGAGCGACAGAAGGAGCTGTTCGACAAGAATGTCGTAGCCCAGGCGACTCTCGATACGGCGACCCGAAACCGTGATGCGGCGAACCAGGCACTGGCTGCGGCTAGTGCGGCGCAAGACCGCGCGCGGCAGGCCTATGGCGCGACGGTCGACGGCGAGCACTCGGCCGTGGTCCGGCTACGCAACGAACTCGCTGAAGCGGAATATCATCTGAGCGAGACCGTAGTGAGGGCGCCGACCAGCGGATTTGTCACCGAAGTCTCCTTGCGGCCGGGCATGTATGTCGGAGCGACAACGGTTCGGCCGGTCATGATTTTCGTCAATGACACCTTGCGGGACCGCGCATTGGCGGCTGCTTTCCAGCAGAACGCGCTACAGCGCGTCCAAGCGGGCGATGAAGCTGAAGTTCTATTCAAGGGGATACCTGGCCGGGTGTTCAAGGCCAAGGTCCGTCTGGTCATCGACGCGATTGCGGCCGGGCAGCTGCAGGCGACGGGCTCGTTGCAGGAGATCAGGGGTGAGTTACCTGGAGACCGGGCCTTGGCAGTCATCGATGTTGTCGATGACATCTCCGGCTATCAGATTCCACTTGGGTCGGCAGGCGAAGCCGCGATCTATACCAGCCACGTTCACGAGCTATCGCTTTTGCGCAAAATCCTGCTCCGTATGCGGAGCTGGCAAAACTATGCCTTCTTCGAAGCCGCGTAG
- a CDS encoding ABC transporter permease, which produces MASSETAPAAGHRAKGLAPFLRSQMRNIAPFLTLIFLSAFFAFASPSFATIDNLGNILTQVSVTGIIAVGLTFVILCAEIDLSIASIANVTGIAVAYFTLQESYVNIPNIPLPGVAAILLALLLCAALGLVNALGLTVIGVPSFIMTLAMMQIAAGISALLVRGQIAYKVPGLISTLGSGSIGGIPWIVIVAAIMLLGGHLVLTYTRFGRYVYMVGGNREAAEYSGLNVKLILGAVMVISAVCSGIGGMLGVAHFGSAQQNEFDTYLLDSIAAVVVGGTSLFGGRGGIGNTIVGLFVLGVLNNGLDHVNIDSFLKILIRGVILLAALIINVYAQRLREKAAD; this is translated from the coding sequence ATGGCGAGCAGTGAGACGGCACCAGCGGCGGGTCACCGCGCAAAGGGCCTTGCGCCCTTCCTGCGCTCGCAGATGCGCAACATCGCGCCGTTCCTGACGCTGATCTTCCTGTCCGCCTTCTTCGCCTTCGCCAGCCCCTCTTTCGCGACGATCGACAATCTCGGCAACATCCTGACGCAGGTGTCGGTGACCGGTATCATCGCGGTCGGCCTCACCTTCGTGATCCTCTGCGCCGAGATCGACCTGTCGATCGCCAGCATCGCCAATGTCACCGGCATCGCGGTCGCCTACTTCACGCTGCAGGAATCCTACGTCAACATTCCCAACATCCCCCTTCCCGGTGTCGCCGCGATCCTGCTGGCGCTGCTGCTCTGCGCGGCTCTCGGCCTCGTCAACGCGCTGGGGCTGACCGTGATCGGCGTCCCCTCCTTCATCATGACGCTCGCCATGATGCAGATCGCGGCCGGCATCTCGGCGCTGCTGGTGCGCGGCCAGATCGCCTACAAGGTGCCGGGCCTGATCTCGACGCTCGGCTCCGGTTCGATCGGCGGCATCCCCTGGATCGTCATCGTCGCGGCCATCATGCTGCTCGGCGGGCACCTGGTGCTGACCTACACGCGCTTCGGCCGCTACGTCTACATGGTCGGGGGCAATCGCGAAGCGGCCGAATATTCCGGCCTCAACGTCAAGCTCATCCTCGGCGCCGTCATGGTGATCTCGGCGGTGTGCTCCGGCATCGGCGGCATGCTCGGCGTCGCCCATTTCGGCAGCGCCCAGCAGAACGAGTTCGACACCTATCTGCTCGACTCCATCGCCGCGGTCGTGGTCGGCGGCACCAGCCTGTTCGGCGGCCGCGGCGGCATCGGCAACACCATCGTCGGGCTTTTCGTTCTCGGTGTTCTCAATAACGGCCTCGACCACGTCAACATCGACAGCTTCCTGAAGATCCTGATCCGCGGCGTGATCCTGCTGGCGGCGCTGATCATCAACGTCTACGCGCAGCGCTTACGAGAAAAAGCGGCGGACTAG
- a CDS encoding sugar ABC transporter ATP-binding protein, whose product MPEGQQPILELQGITKSFGGVEALRGVDFALLPGEIHGLVGENGAGKSTLMKIIAGVHTEFSGRFLVDGAETHFRSARDAHAAGIAMVHQELSVAPDLTVAENVFLGNQPTNRLGLVQWRRMAREAGEQLSRFGIDVDPMSRLGDLPIGLQQLIEIARVLFSGARIVILDEPTSALSPPEVERLFTTLRRLREQGTAIVFISHFIEDILRVSDTVTVFRNGRKVAETASTATSKGALIEAMIGRGGEALEHSYTDDLMLPKPSDSSVVLKVDQLSLARSLNDVSFEARAGEVLGIYGFMGCGQQELSRILFGKLKPDAGTLAVDGTQKSFASTAAARRAGVALVPESRRAMLFHQEPVFKNISISILDRISSLLLKPAQERDIARRQVEQLQIRPPVVGLDLGMLSGGNQQKVALAKWLTYPPKLLVLCEPTRGMDVGAKNDVINIVRDLRAKGLAIIVLSTEPETVLSLADRILVLKRGAVVREFKNEPVSKDRLLEAA is encoded by the coding sequence ATGCCTGAGGGTCAACAGCCCATCCTGGAACTCCAGGGCATCACGAAGAGCTTCGGCGGCGTCGAAGCGCTTCGTGGTGTCGACTTCGCGCTTCTTCCCGGCGAGATCCATGGTCTCGTCGGCGAGAACGGCGCCGGCAAAAGCACGCTGATGAAGATCATCGCCGGCGTGCACACCGAATTCTCCGGCCGCTTCCTGGTCGACGGGGCGGAGACCCATTTCCGCTCGGCCCGCGATGCGCACGCGGCCGGCATCGCCATGGTGCATCAGGAGCTCTCTGTCGCGCCCGATCTGACGGTCGCGGAGAACGTCTTCCTCGGCAACCAGCCGACCAACCGCCTCGGCCTCGTGCAATGGCGGCGCATGGCGCGCGAGGCCGGCGAGCAGCTTTCGCGATTCGGCATCGACGTCGATCCGATGAGCAGGCTCGGCGATCTGCCGATCGGGCTGCAGCAGCTGATCGAGATCGCCCGCGTGCTGTTCTCCGGCGCCCGCATCGTCATTCTGGACGAGCCGACATCGGCCCTCTCCCCGCCGGAGGTCGAGCGGCTGTTTACGACGCTGCGGCGGCTGCGTGAGCAAGGCACCGCCATCGTCTTCATCTCGCATTTCATCGAGGACATTCTTCGCGTGTCCGATACGGTCACCGTGTTCCGCAACGGGCGGAAGGTCGCGGAAACGGCAAGCACCGCGACCAGCAAGGGCGCGCTGATCGAGGCCATGATCGGCCGCGGCGGCGAAGCGCTCGAGCACAGCTACACGGACGATCTGATGCTGCCCAAGCCAAGCGACAGCTCCGTCGTGCTGAAGGTCGACCAACTGTCGCTGGCGCGCAGCCTCAACGACGTCTCCTTCGAGGCCCGCGCCGGCGAGGTGCTCGGCATCTACGGCTTCATGGGCTGCGGCCAGCAGGAGCTGTCGCGCATCCTGTTCGGCAAGCTGAAGCCGGACGCCGGAACGCTCGCCGTCGACGGCACGCAAAAATCCTTCGCGAGCACGGCGGCGGCGCGACGCGCGGGCGTGGCGCTGGTGCCGGAAAGCCGGCGTGCCATGCTGTTTCACCAGGAGCCGGTCTTCAAGAACATCTCGATCAGCATCCTGGACCGCATCTCCTCGCTCTTGCTGAAGCCGGCGCAGGAGCGCGACATCGCGCGGCGCCAGGTCGAGCAGTTGCAGATCAGGCCGCCGGTGGTCGGCCTCGATCTCGGCATGCTCTCCGGCGGCAACCAGCAGAAGGTCGCGCTGGCGAAATGGCTCACCTATCCGCCCAAACTGCTGGTGCTGTGCGAGCCGACCCGCGGCATGGATGTCGGCGCCAAGAATGACGTCATCAACATCGTCCGCGACCTCCGCGCCAAGGGGCTCGCGATCATCGTGCTGTCGACCGAGCCGGAAACGGTGCTGTCGCTGGCCGACCGCATCCTCGTGCTCAAGCGCGGCGCGGTGGTGCGGGAATTCAAGAACGAGCCGGTCAGCAAAGACCGCCTGCTGGAGGCGGCGTGA
- a CDS encoding sugar ABC transporter substrate-binding protein, whose protein sequence is MSGTKDFSTTRRDLLQAAATAGAATAILGSMGINPALAAEVGRSEKPLKAAFSNAGLQATWCAQGKQAAEFWGKLFNVEVTWFDGQLDAVKQRAAIDNMASQKWDFVAIQAFGIGTLTQPVQKMIDAGTPVIDMDTLIAPLDQINVHSFLAPDNEFMGASVTQALCNAMGGKGKIIMTQGALGHTGAQGRAKGFNNVVKQFPGIEVLDTQPADWDVSKTARLWETYLTKYPQIDAAFFHNDDMALAAANIMKAHNRTNILIGGVDAMPPAIQAVSEGRMFATVRNPSCRIHGGAIIAGVAAVAGGEKSGQGIPKNVVTDGPVVTKANAAGMQWMQDHFLI, encoded by the coding sequence ATGTCCGGGACGAAAGATTTCTCGACGACGAGGCGCGATCTTCTTCAGGCGGCAGCAACCGCCGGCGCCGCGACTGCCATCCTCGGCAGCATGGGCATAAATCCAGCACTTGCAGCCGAAGTCGGACGATCCGAGAAGCCGCTGAAGGCGGCGTTCTCCAACGCAGGCCTCCAGGCGACCTGGTGCGCACAGGGCAAGCAGGCCGCGGAATTCTGGGGCAAGCTGTTCAATGTCGAGGTCACCTGGTTCGATGGCCAGCTCGACGCCGTGAAGCAGCGCGCGGCGATCGACAACATGGCCTCGCAGAAATGGGACTTCGTCGCCATCCAGGCCTTCGGTATCGGCACGCTCACCCAGCCCGTGCAGAAGATGATCGACGCCGGCACGCCTGTCATCGACATGGACACGCTGATTGCGCCGCTCGACCAGATCAACGTCCACTCCTTCCTCGCCCCCGACAACGAGTTCATGGGCGCCTCGGTGACGCAGGCGCTGTGCAACGCGATGGGCGGCAAGGGCAAGATCATCATGACCCAGGGCGCGCTCGGACACACCGGCGCGCAGGGCCGCGCCAAGGGCTTCAACAACGTCGTCAAGCAATTCCCCGGCATCGAGGTGCTCGACACCCAGCCGGCCGACTGGGACGTCTCCAAGACGGCACGGCTCTGGGAAACCTATTTGACCAAATACCCGCAGATCGACGCGGCGTTCTTCCACAATGACGACATGGCGCTCGCGGCCGCCAACATCATGAAGGCGCACAACCGCACCAATATCCTGATCGGCGGTGTGGACGCGATGCCGCCGGCAATCCAGGCGGTGAGCGAGGGCCGCATGTTCGCGACCGTGCGCAATCCGTCATGCCGCATCCATGGCGGCGCGATCATCGCGGGCGTCGCGGCCGTCGCCGGTGGCGAGAAGAGCGGCCAGGGCATCCCCAAGAACGTCGTCACCGACGGTCCGGTCGTGACCAAGGCCAATGCCGCCGGCATGCAGTGGATGCAGGATCACTTCCTGATCTGA
- a CDS encoding globin, which translates to MSASPNLIEQSFELAASRCADLTPLIYQRLFNERPETRAMFRSQGSELVMGSMLALTIEAILDFAGERRGHFRLIACEVVSHDGYGTPRELFIAFFATIRDTLRDLHGDDWSAGMAQAWDQLLAEIEVFAGIAA; encoded by the coding sequence ATGAGTGCTTCTCCCAACCTGATCGAGCAAAGTTTTGAGCTTGCAGCCTCGCGCTGCGCCGATCTCACGCCCCTCATCTATCAACGGCTGTTCAACGAACGTCCCGAAACGCGGGCGATGTTCCGTTCGCAGGGCAGCGAGTTGGTGATGGGATCAATGCTTGCCCTGACCATCGAGGCGATTCTCGACTTTGCCGGCGAGCGCCGTGGCCATTTCCGGCTGATCGCCTGCGAAGTCGTCTCGCACGACGGCTATGGCACGCCGCGCGAGCTGTTCATCGCCTTCTTCGCCACCATCAGGGATACGCTGCGCGATCTGCACGGTGATGATTGGTCAGCCGGGATGGCGCAGGCATGGGACCAGCTGCTCGCCGAGATCGAGGTCTTCGCTGGCATCGCAGCGTAG
- a CDS encoding DUF2946 family protein yields MVRRMRARLQKFLPVVLLALAMQVLAPIAACWAAGQAVADPLGAGVICHSVSEQGTPNDQNGAPTAHAGACALCCLAQANASFDSPPHATLSVPLRDAARVVWHEADASAVRPHKGSSAQARGPPHFS; encoded by the coding sequence ATGGTTCGGCGGATGCGCGCTCGGCTGCAAAAATTCTTACCGGTTGTCCTGCTCGCTTTGGCGATGCAGGTGCTGGCGCCGATCGCCGCCTGCTGGGCGGCCGGCCAGGCCGTTGCCGATCCGCTTGGCGCGGGGGTCATCTGCCACAGCGTCAGCGAGCAGGGTACACCCAACGACCAGAACGGAGCGCCGACCGCGCATGCCGGTGCCTGCGCGCTGTGTTGCCTGGCGCAGGCCAACGCATCCTTCGATTCGCCGCCGCACGCGACGCTCTCCGTTCCCTTGCGCGACGCCGCGCGAGTGGTGTGGCACGAGGCGGATGCGTCCGCTGTCCGTCCCCATAAAGGCTCAAGCGCCCAGGCGCGGGGACCTCCCCACTTCTCCTGA
- a CDS encoding TonB-dependent receptor, which translates to MLRIRAIRGASLPVLCGVLSSIGSDAFAQAAQQALPAVTVDAPQAPRAKPVIRSSNRRATAVARSTRPVAPSSAVGAASQGQTVSASIARATLNQAPAGQTATTIDRSQFDNRPAFSVSDVLRDSPGISIKQGNGPRDFGISIRGSNARNGFGIRNLVIFDDGFPVTQPDGLSRSDLIDPHAYGAIDVVRGPSSALYGNYATGGALNFRTRPGGTIDGVEYGVDGGSYGYLNNYLAAGKKIGNFEGSLFASDTRGDGYIGNSWFNTQTVNFLGTLKATPDDRFTVKIINNDLSTRLPIRSSLNQYYQNPFQQGCATGATAAAGCGTVTLFNNGFNTAAGTDKETAVQAGLGRNDRRTIVGGRWEHDFDNTTTWRNQFVFDDRNINQPTGSTSAIGDFPSYNFMSDLTKRGEIVGLESTAFFGAFYNTLTASNDTRNVMPGGNATLGSLSSNLYSQTTNYGVRAREELKLTSSLTAVAGVGWETTVLKGTNTAYSYADPTGITTVAITTADRQIENTAPELALLYNLNNEWLFRGRVATGYGTPQVSNLFVLPTGLSGNNTQLQTQKNLGYDVGFDWTPNNSVKLSATGFYEFFRNEIVNQATPIAGVTYSFNAPRSEHRGVELAADWKFHPGWRFMAAYTYLDEVYTEYVENITNGTVFSFNRAGNKIPGISPNELTARIGYDEYAGALAGLGGFIEVQWKDAFYMDNANLLKAPGYELVNVNVHYKTDLVSDSFKSLNLFLEVRNVFDRTYVASANNISNTVTAAGLQNPASVLANTTGSIYAGSPRTFVAGMKVAFK; encoded by the coding sequence ATGTTACGTATTCGTGCGATCCGCGGCGCGAGCCTGCCAGTGCTTTGTGGGGTGCTGTCCTCAATCGGCTCAGACGCGTTCGCCCAGGCCGCCCAGCAGGCGCTTCCCGCGGTGACGGTTGACGCTCCACAGGCTCCCCGCGCTAAGCCGGTAATCCGGTCCTCGAACCGTCGCGCGACGGCGGTGGCCCGTTCGACCAGGCCAGTCGCGCCGAGCAGCGCGGTTGGTGCCGCGTCCCAAGGCCAGACCGTGAGTGCGAGCATCGCCCGCGCCACTCTCAATCAGGCACCGGCAGGGCAAACCGCGACGACCATCGATCGCAGCCAGTTCGATAACCGTCCAGCATTCTCGGTCAGCGATGTCCTGCGGGATAGCCCGGGTATTTCGATCAAGCAGGGAAACGGCCCGCGCGATTTCGGCATCTCGATTCGCGGATCCAACGCCCGGAACGGCTTTGGTATTCGTAATCTCGTGATCTTTGATGACGGTTTTCCGGTGACGCAGCCGGACGGCCTGTCGCGCAGCGACCTGATTGATCCTCACGCCTACGGTGCCATCGACGTCGTCCGAGGACCGTCGTCCGCGCTCTACGGAAACTACGCGACCGGCGGCGCTCTCAATTTCCGGACACGGCCGGGCGGCACGATCGACGGTGTCGAATACGGTGTTGACGGCGGTAGCTACGGATACCTGAACAACTACCTGGCCGCGGGCAAAAAGATCGGAAACTTCGAAGGCTCGCTGTTCGCAAGCGACACACGAGGCGATGGTTATATCGGCAATAGCTGGTTCAATACTCAGACCGTCAATTTCCTGGGGACACTCAAGGCGACGCCGGACGATCGCTTCACGGTCAAGATCATCAATAACGATCTTAGCACCCGGCTTCCGATCCGCTCGTCGCTGAACCAATACTATCAGAATCCCTTCCAGCAAGGATGTGCGACCGGTGCAACCGCAGCAGCAGGCTGCGGTACTGTGACGTTGTTTAACAACGGGTTCAATACCGCCGCAGGCACTGACAAGGAGACGGCCGTCCAGGCGGGTCTCGGTCGCAACGATCGTCGGACCATTGTCGGCGGCCGATGGGAGCATGATTTCGACAACACAACGACCTGGCGCAATCAGTTCGTCTTCGACGACCGAAACATCAACCAGCCGACGGGCTCGACGAGCGCAATTGGAGATTTTCCGTCGTACAATTTCATGAGCGATCTGACCAAGCGCGGCGAGATCGTTGGACTGGAGTCGACCGCGTTCTTCGGCGCCTTCTACAACACCCTGACCGCGTCGAACGATACGCGGAACGTCATGCCGGGAGGCAATGCCACACTCGGCAGTCTGTCGAGCAATCTCTACAGCCAGACAACCAACTACGGCGTTCGTGCGCGAGAAGAGCTCAAGCTCACGTCATCCTTGACGGCTGTCGCGGGCGTCGGCTGGGAAACCACCGTCCTGAAGGGGACAAACACGGCGTATTCTTACGCCGATCCCACCGGCATCACGACGGTGGCAATCACGACCGCGGACCGCCAGATTGAGAACACGGCACCGGAACTCGCGCTGTTGTACAATCTGAACAACGAATGGCTATTCCGCGGCCGGGTTGCGACCGGGTACGGCACTCCGCAGGTTTCGAACCTCTTCGTTCTCCCGACCGGGCTTTCGGGCAACAACACCCAGCTTCAGACCCAAAAGAATCTTGGCTACGATGTCGGCTTCGATTGGACGCCGAACAACTCAGTCAAGCTGAGCGCAACCGGCTTCTACGAGTTCTTTCGCAACGAGATCGTCAACCAGGCAACGCCGATTGCGGGCGTAACATATTCATTCAATGCCCCACGATCGGAGCATCGCGGTGTCGAACTCGCCGCCGACTGGAAATTCCATCCCGGCTGGCGATTCATGGCGGCATACACCTATCTCGACGAAGTCTATACTGAGTACGTCGAGAATATCACCAACGGGACAGTGTTTAGCTTCAATCGGGCGGGCAACAAGATTCCTGGCATCTCGCCCAACGAACTGACGGCCAGGATCGGTTACGACGAGTATGCCGGAGCGCTGGCCGGTCTCGGTGGTTTTATAGAAGTCCAGTGGAAGGACGCCTTCTACATGGACAACGCAAACCTGCTGAAAGCGCCCGGCTACGAACTGGTCAATGTGAACGTCCACTACAAGACCGACCTGGTGTCTGATTCGTTTAAGTCCCTGAATCTGTTTCTCGAGGTCAGAAACGTCTTCGACCGCACGTACGTCGCTTCGGCAAACAACATCAGCAACACGGTCACAGCGGCCGGCCTTCAAAATCCTGCGAGCGTGCTCGCAAATACGACGGGATCTATCTACGCAGGCTCGCCGCGCACCTTCGTTGCGGGTATGAAGGTGGCATTCAAATGA
- a CDS encoding sialidase family protein — protein MIRNGLLAIATLALLQGPALGQMHGQHVSEAACEETTLRCATKVTPAFGPDGTLWLAWMAGGQVSVASSRDVGRSFSAPTQVTTTQLNLDWGPDARPKIVVDRKGGIALAFSIFRDEAFNGQVLYTRSADGGKSFAELKPITSNNESQRFEALALDQDGTVFAAWLDKRNRVAAKEAGRKYDGAGLFFASSRDGGATYAEARLAREGTCECCRLGLTFVAPGRPVVIFRNIFDGGVRDHAVMTFSDVATPGEVYRVSNDDWQINACPHHGPSLTVAPSGTYHVAWYTNGKARRGLFYAHSRDDGRTFSAPMALGQSGRNPTRPYVLAGPAGTVMVWKEFDGEKTSVQMMISRDDGETWSPPKTLSSTTDTSDHPLLVSNGRQIYLSWMTKADGYRLTAIEDQP, from the coding sequence ATGATCCGAAATGGCTTGCTAGCGATAGCTACACTCGCGCTTCTACAAGGCCCAGCACTCGGACAGATGCACGGCCAGCATGTGTCCGAAGCGGCGTGTGAGGAGACCACGCTGCGCTGCGCCACCAAGGTGACGCCTGCCTTCGGTCCTGACGGAACCCTGTGGCTCGCCTGGATGGCAGGAGGACAGGTGTCCGTCGCGAGTTCGCGAGATGTCGGGCGCAGCTTCTCGGCGCCGACCCAGGTTACGACGACGCAGCTGAATCTTGATTGGGGCCCGGATGCCCGGCCGAAGATCGTGGTCGACCGCAAGGGCGGCATCGCGCTTGCGTTCTCGATCTTCAGGGACGAAGCGTTCAACGGTCAGGTGCTCTACACGCGCTCGGCCGATGGTGGGAAGAGCTTTGCGGAGTTGAAGCCCATCACCTCCAACAATGAGAGCCAGCGCTTCGAGGCGCTGGCTCTCGATCAGGATGGAACGGTTTTCGCGGCTTGGCTCGACAAACGCAATCGCGTTGCCGCAAAGGAGGCGGGACGGAAGTACGACGGAGCGGGGTTGTTCTTTGCTTCGTCGAGGGACGGTGGCGCGACCTACGCAGAGGCTCGACTGGCGCGCGAGGGCACCTGCGAGTGCTGCCGGTTGGGGCTGACGTTTGTCGCTCCCGGGCGGCCGGTCGTGATCTTCAGGAACATTTTCGACGGCGGCGTGCGCGATCATGCGGTCATGACCTTCTCCGACGTCGCTACACCGGGGGAGGTCTATCGCGTCAGCAACGATGACTGGCAGATCAATGCCTGTCCGCATCACGGGCCGAGCCTCACCGTCGCGCCGAGCGGGACCTATCACGTTGCCTGGTACACGAACGGCAAGGCTCGGAGGGGATTGTTCTACGCGCATTCGCGCGACGACGGCCGCACGTTCTCGGCGCCAATGGCGCTCGGCCAGTCGGGCCGCAATCCGACGCGCCCTTACGTGCTCGCTGGCCCCGCTGGAACGGTGATGGTGTGGAAGGAGTTCGATGGCGAGAAGACCTCGGTCCAGATGATGATCTCCCGCGACGATGGCGAGACATGGTCGCCGCCGAAGACGCTATCGAGTACGACTGACACCTCCGACCATCCTCTGCTCGTCTCCAACGGTCGACAAATCTATCTGTCATGGATGACGAAGGCGGACGGTTATCGTCTGACAGCGATCGAGGACCAGCCATGA
- a CDS encoding TlpA disulfide reductase family protein: protein MRHRFACILGLGVLIASASALGAPQALKPFERGTWQRVLKDHAGHPTLVHFWGVTCGPCKVELPELGQFAKDHPGIDVVTISADLVPNLPAATQSMLDKAGLSATENFLFSDGFVERLRFEIDPAWQGDIPRTMLISRDGTITTIEGSAEIADLEKWSAQQLSTH, encoded by the coding sequence ATGAGACATCGATTTGCCTGCATTCTGGGGCTGGGCGTCCTAATAGCTTCTGCGTCTGCGCTCGGGGCGCCTCAGGCGCTCAAGCCGTTCGAGCGGGGTACGTGGCAACGCGTGCTCAAGGATCATGCGGGGCATCCGACACTCGTGCATTTCTGGGGCGTAACCTGCGGACCCTGCAAGGTTGAGCTACCGGAACTCGGACAGTTTGCCAAAGACCATCCAGGGATCGACGTCGTCACGATCAGCGCCGATCTCGTGCCGAACCTCCCTGCCGCGACGCAGTCGATGCTCGACAAGGCGGGCCTGTCGGCGACTGAGAACTTCCTCTTCAGTGATGGCTTCGTCGAGCGGCTGCGGTTCGAGATCGATCCCGCCTGGCAAGGCGACATTCCCCGGACCATGCTCATCTCGCGGGACGGGACCATCACGACGATCGAAGGTTCGGCCGAAATCGCCGATCTCGAAAAATGGTCGGCCCAACAGCTCTCCACCCACTGA
- a CDS encoding copper chaperone PCu(A)C produces the protein MKTMLKEAMLAAFALVLCAAPVRADDVKAGDLVISQAWSRATPGGAKVAGGFLTIENKGSAPDKLVAVTAEIAGKTEVHEMAMDNGVMKMRPLDKGLVIEPGKTVKLAPGGYHLMLQDLKGAFKEGEKVPVTLEFEKAGKVVVSLDVQGVGAQAPGGGGSMMMKKMPDHSGMKM, from the coding sequence ATGAAGACGATGTTGAAAGAAGCGATGCTCGCGGCGTTCGCTCTTGTACTTTGCGCGGCTCCCGTCCGCGCCGACGACGTCAAGGCGGGCGATCTCGTGATCTCCCAGGCCTGGAGCCGGGCGACGCCTGGCGGCGCAAAGGTCGCTGGCGGCTTCCTGACCATCGAGAACAAGGGCTCGGCGCCCGACAAGCTCGTCGCAGTGACCGCCGAGATCGCCGGGAAGACCGAGGTCCACGAGATGGCGATGGACAATGGCGTCATGAAGATGCGCCCGCTGGACAAGGGGCTCGTCATCGAGCCCGGCAAGACCGTGAAGCTCGCGCCGGGCGGCTATCACCTGATGCTCCAGGATCTCAAGGGCGCGTTCAAGGAGGGCGAGAAGGTGCCGGTCACGCTCGAGTTTGAGAAAGCCGGCAAGGTCGTGGTGTCGCTCGACGTCCAGGGTGTCGGTGCGCAGGCGCCCGGCGGCGGCGGAAGCATGATGATGAAGAAAATGCCCGATCATTCGGGAATGAAGATGTGA